A region of Necator americanus strain Aroian chromosome I, whole genome shotgun sequence DNA encodes the following proteins:
- a CDS encoding hypothetical protein (NECATOR_CHRI.G2857.T1) — protein sequence MASDSRSSEIAMRSRVGRTSSDIERRKDQQSYKDTVIIERKVKTGDTLNKIAIQYSVNVSDIKRVNNLVSDQDFVALTVVKIPVSRMRHALGVGTSSSEDDEHIIDIDDRTRLMDPDRHSRDPSVEEIFNKTDTAIAQVREALPEDGIPGSFHFVDARPPDSVCSVWLLVAAVVIIFMVVPLVLTFYEESEKEEHS from the exons ATGGCCAGCGATAGTCGCTCCTCCGAGATAGCCATGCGGTCCAGGGTTGGACGGACTTCCTCTGATATAGAACGACGAAAAGATCAACAGTCGTACAAAGATACGGTTATAATTGAAAGGAAGGTTAAAACAGGCGACACGCTCAACAAAATAGCCATACAGTACTCTGTAAAT GTTTCCGATATTAAACGAGTGAACAACCTTGTTAGCGACCAAGATTTTGTAGCGTTAACGGTTGTAAAAATCCCAGTCAGCCGGATGAGGCATGCGTTGGGTGTTGGAACTTCCTCTTCTGAAGACGATGAGCACATCATAG ATATCGATGATCGGACTCGCTTGATGGATCCCGACAGGCACTCAAGAGATCCTAgcgttgaagaaatttttaataaaaccGATACTGCAATAG CTCAAGTAAGAGAAGCGCTTCCCGAAGACGGTATTCCTGGATCGTTCCACTTCGTCGATGCCCGCCCCCCGGATTCTGTTTGCTCCGTCTGGCTTCTAGTTGCTGCAGTTGTGATTATATTCATGGTCGTACCTCTTGTCCTTACTTTTTACGAGGAATCTGAGAAGGAGGAGCATTCATGA